The segment GGCGTGCAGCATGCCCGCTTCCCTGACGACATCCATCATGTCCCCGGGCAGAGTGCGCAAGCGCTCGGCTTCGTCCGCGCGCTCCCTGATTCGGGGAACGATCATCCGGGCCCGGTCGACGAATTCTTCGCCGGTGGGGGCTTTCCTGCGCAATCGGACCGGCTTCGGCTCAGTCATGTCCCGCCCGCAAGAGGCGTTCGCCAGGGATTATGCAAGGGTCAGACACCGTTGATATGACCGTGTTTCCGGCCGTGCCGTGTATCATAACAACGCGCCGCGAGAGCGCATTCGGAACGTCCGGTACCGCCCGCCAGGAGAACGTGCATGTTGATCAACAACTGGTACGTTGCCGCTGTCGAGGACGATGTCAAAGTCGGCAAACCCTACCGGGTGAAGATGCTCGGCCTGTGGTTCGCATTGTTCCGCAACAAGGCCAACGAAGTCGTCTGCGTCAACGACACCTGCTCCCACCGGGGCGGCTCGCTGGGCCTGGGCAAGGTCAACAACGGGCGGATCGCCTGCAGCTATCACGGCTGGGAATACAACAGTCGCGGACGTTGCACACGGATTCCGGCGCTGGGCGACGAGGTGAAGATTCCCGGGCGCGCGCGGGTCGACTGCTACCCGGTGGTAGTCCGCTACGGCTGGATCTGGGTGTTTCTGGGCGACCTGCCCGAAGAGAAGCGCCCGCCCATTCCCGACAACTATCCGTACTACGACGAAGCGATGGCGAGCCGCGAGAAGTGGGGCATCGTGCATCTGAACTACGAGGTGCAGTGCAACTGGGCGCGCAGCGAGGAAAACTCGATCGACGGAGCGCATCCTTCGTTCGTGCACAGCAGCTTCGGCAACAAGAGGGACCCGAAGCTGATGCTCGTCGAGCCGGTCGCGCACGAGTGGGGCAGCAGCACTTACCGTGAACGGCCGCCGGCGGAGTACAGGAACCTGAGCAAAATGACCCAGTCCGTGCTCGAAGAAAAGCGCGGGAACAACAAGGCCCTCACCTGGTTCAGCATCGTGGGGATTTCCCACCTGATCGACGTCGAACGCAGCAACGGGGTTCGGCACATCACCTTCGCCGCCCGCACCCCGATCGACGTCGACAATACGCGCATCTTCAGCCACCAGGTGCGCAATTTCCTGACCGGGCCCGAACACGACGAAGAGCGGCTCGAGGGGCGGAAGAAGGCCGCGGCCGAAGACACGGTCGTTTCGCAGAACGTCAATCCGCGCTACCTGCCACGGTCGATGTCGGGCGAGTTGCTGGTCGAGTCGGACCAGAACGAGGCCCCCTTCCGCAAGCTGATCTACAGGCTGGCCGAACGGGGCTGGGAAATCGACATCGACGAGGCGGAAAGGCAGGGACGCTACAACGCGCTTGCGATCCCCTGCCCACTGCGCCGCGAAAACCCCAAGAACTGGATCGCTAAACCCATTCCGACAACCTATCCCCGCCGCGACGACTAGAGGAATCAGCCCGCCGCCGTAGCCGTTCTTCGCCCCCTTCTTCCGGGAGCGTTGGAGCAGGGACAGCGAGAATCGAGCCAGGATGGCGTCTCCTGGAAGAAGGGGGCGAAGAACGGCGAGATCGAAGCGACGACGCTCCCTGGGGTCATACGGGGCGGCTGGCCAGCTTCTCCTGCAGCTTGCGGTAGTTCTCTTCGCGCTCCTCCAGCGACTCTTCCTGCAGGTCCTCCTGGAGGATGCGCAGCATGCGCCCGAGAAACGCCTGCCTCCAGGCTTCCCGCTGCGCCTCCACTTCGTCGTCGGGGACGAAGCTCTCCAGGTCCTCCAGCTTGACCATGCCCTTCTCTGCAAGGATCCGGGCCAGCGTGTCGTAGCGGTCGTACACGACGGAAACTTCGGCCGCAACCGCGACCAGCATGCTCAGCACGCGTTCCAGGTGCCGGTCGCCCAGCGCGAACGGCCGCGCGCCCTTGGGTACCCGGGGGCGCGGTTTGAAGTCGTCCTTATTCGTCATGGAGCGCGTTGCGGCCGCTCGGTTGCGCCGGGGTCCTGTTGTCCCGCCCTACTTGCGGGCGCCGAACCCCCACCAGCCGTCGCCTTTCCGGAACACGCCGCCCGGCGCCTGCGAATA is part of the Gammaproteobacteria bacterium genome and harbors:
- a CDS encoding Rieske 2Fe-2S domain-containing protein, encoding MLINNWYVAAVEDDVKVGKPYRVKMLGLWFALFRNKANEVVCVNDTCSHRGGSLGLGKVNNGRIACSYHGWEYNSRGRCTRIPALGDEVKIPGRARVDCYPVVVRYGWIWVFLGDLPEEKRPPIPDNYPYYDEAMASREKWGIVHLNYEVQCNWARSEENSIDGAHPSFVHSSFGNKRDPKLMLVEPVAHEWGSSTYRERPPAEYRNLSKMTQSVLEEKRGNNKALTWFSIVGISHLIDVERSNGVRHITFAARTPIDVDNTRIFSHQVRNFLTGPEHDEERLEGRKKAAAEDTVVSQNVNPRYLPRSMSGELLVESDQNEAPFRKLIYRLAERGWEIDIDEAERQGRYNALAIPCPLRRENPKNWIAKPIPTTYPRRDD